The region CACAGGCGGGAACGCCTGCGCCACATTCTCATTAGGAAGACGTCATGGTTATTTTGCCCAACGGGGCTATGCAACAGCGGTTGGCGGCAGTTGAGCCGGATGATAGGAGAAGTCATGGCTGGTTTGCCAACAGGGCTAGGGTCACTCTATGGAGACGATGCTTGATATTACCGAGATCATGAACATTTTGCCCCACCGATACCCGTTCCTCCTGGTTGATCGGGTCATCGAGTATCAGCCGCGGCAGCGCATTGTGGCCATCAAAAACGTCAGCATCAACGAGCCGTTCTTTCAGGGGCATTTTCCTGGCGCGCCGGTCATGCCCGGCGTTCTTGTTTTGGAGGCGATGGCGCAAGTGGCTGGCATTCTGATGTATCAAGAAGTGACCGATCATGCCACCAAACTGATGTTCTTCACCGGATTGGACAAAGTTCGCTGGCGCCAACCTGTGTTTCCCGGTGATACCCTACGGATGGAGTTGACCGTCATGCGAATGAAAGCGCGCTTCTTCAAATTGCGGGGCGAAGCGTTTGTGGATGGTCAACTGGTCGCTGAAGCCGAAATCACCTCGGCCTTGGTTGATAAACATTCGGCTCGTAAAGCGAATCACGCCGTCGCTCAACGACCGAACTTGACATTACCAACGTCATGACCACGATTCATCCCACCGCGATTGTGAGCCCCAAAGCGGAGCTTGGTCAGGATGTCACGGTTGGCCCCTACAGCGTGATCGGCGATGACGTCGTCATTCATGATGGTGTTCGGATCATCTCTCACGTGACGATTGAAGGCCCGACGGTCATCGGCGCCGATTGCACCATCTTCCCCTTCGCCTCAATTGGGTTGGCGCCGCAAGACTTGAAATATCGCGGCGAGCGAACTGTTCTGGAGATCGGCCAGCGGAACACTATTCGCGAGCATGTGACGATTCATCGCGGCACCGAGCAGGGTGGCGGTATCACCCGCATCGGCCATGACAACCTGCTGATGGTCGCAGCTCATGTCGCCCATGATTGCCAACTGGGCAACCACATCATCCTGGCCAATGTCGCTTCGCTGGGCGGACACGTCACCATCGGCGATTACGCGACCTTAGGCGCTCACGTCGGCGTGCATCAGTTCTGTCGGATTGGTCGTTATGCCTTCGTGGGCGCTTACGCCGTGCTGGTCAAAGATGCGCTCCCGTATGCTACCACCTGGGGAAATCATGCTCGCTGCTATGGCCCCAATGTGGTTGGGTTGCGCCGCCGTGGATTCTCCCGCGAGCAAATTCATCTGATTCACCGCGCGTTCCGGCTGCTGCTGCAATCCAAGCTCAACACGTCGCAGGCCGTGGAGGCCATTCGCGCCGAGCTGGGAGGCCAACCCGAAATAGATTATTTGCTCGAATTCATCGAATCATCTACGCGCGGCGTGGCAAAATGAGCAGAAAAGCTGATGGCTCAGCCATTGCACCAGCGAGACAATAACGGGGGCATGCCAACTGCGCAGGCAAAGACTACGTTCATGGAGCCACAAAGCATGGCACAACCTGAACTGACTGAGCAGGGGTGTGCGATCTTCGCTGGGCATTTGGTATCAGTTTCAAGCCCCACCGCTGATCTGTGACCGCTGGAGTCTGGTATGCGCTACGGGTTGATTGCGGGCAACGGGCAGTTCCCTTTCCTCGTGCTGGACGGCGCGCGGCAACACGGCATCCAGATGGTGGTCGCGGCCATCAACGAAGAAACTGACCCGGCTATCAACGACAAGGCGGCCTGCATTGAATGGATCAGCGTCGGCCATCTTGGCCGATTGATTCAATTTTTTCATCGTCAAGGTGTGACCCATGTCATCCTTGCTGGGCAGGTCAAACACGTTCAAATTTTCGGCTCGGCATTGCCTGATTTGAGAATGATTAAAATGCTGGCCAAACTGCGACACAAAAACACCGATAGTTTGATCGGCGCTGTGGTGCAAGAGCTGGAGAACGAGGGCTTCACTGTGGTTGACTCAACCCAGTTCATTGAACCATTGCTCGCGCCGGCAGGACCGTTGACGCGACGTGCTCCCTCGGCCAATGAGCAGAAGGACATCGCCTATGGGTTGGCCGTCGCCCGTGAGATTGCCCGGCTTGATCTGGGTCAAACAATCGTTGTTAAAGACCAAGCGGTCGTCGCAATCGAGGCGATGGAAGGCACGGATGCAACGATTCTGCGCGCTGGCCAATTAGCTCAAGGCAAGCCGCTCACGGTCGTCAAAGTGGCCAAGCCCAATCAAGATATGCGATTTGATGTGCCTGTCATCGGCGTGGCCACGATCGAGACGATGATCCGCGCTGGCGCGACAGCCTTGTCTATCACCTCTGGCAAGACCGTCCTGCTGGGTCGCACTGAATTGGTGGAATTGGCCAATCAACACAGCATCGCCATCGTTGGCACACCGGCTGTTTGAGTATAAACACTGCGGCCGCCACATGCATGCTCGGCACACTGCTGCGCGATCCGAGAACGTTCGTAGGCTTCTGAGAAACACTGCGCACACGCATGTTTGGCACAGCGTGCCGACACGCGGCTGCTGCATGGGTTAGTGATTTCACCAAACAAGGCAACTCACGATGCGCTGGGCTGCGCGACGGCTGTGCATCAGCTTCATCGTTGCTCCCGACAGGCTCAGTGTGCCATACTGCCCCGCGTGATTGGGATCAAGTCGAATCAACGTGGGCCGTCAAGGCAGAACCGAGGCCAAAACAACGGCCGGTCTTTGACCGCTCGATCGGTGCGGTTGATCTCGTGGCGATTCGTCTGGCTGATGGTGCTCGGCCTTGGACTTGTCGCGCTCGTCAGCGCTCGCTTCCCAACCAAGACGTCAGCAATTGTGCCGACGCCGGCCACCGTCATCGGATTTGAGCCGGGTGAGGATCGCAAGCTGGCCAGTTGGGATCAAGTCGTTCAGTATTTTCGCAGGCTGGACGCCTCCAGCAATCGCATCCTCGTTGAAGAATTGGGCCGTTCGACGCTTGGCCGTCCATTCATCGCGGCGACGATTTCGTCTCCGCAGAACATGCAACGACTCGACCGCTTTCGTCAGATTCAGCGGCGGCTCGCTGATCCTCGCCTGATCGCCAATGGGGCTGAAGTAGACCAACTCATTGCCGAAGGCCGGACGATTGTGCTGATCACATTCGGCATTCACTCAACAGAGGTCGGCTCGACGCTCTCCTCGCTCAATCTCGCTTATCGGCTGGTGAGCGAAGACTCGCCGGAGATGCGAGAGATTCTTGACGGTTGCATCATCCTGCTGGTTCCATCGCTCAATCCTGACGGCGTGGACATCGTCAAGCAATGGTACGACCGGACGCTCAACACGCCCTACGAAGGCACATCGCCGCCTCAACTCTATCATCACTACGTCGGCCACGATAATAACCGCGATTGGTACGCATTCACGCAGGTTGAGACGCAACTGACAGTTGATAAATTGCACAACGTCTGGCATCCCCAGATCGTCCATGATGTGCACCAAATGGGAACGACGGGCGCGCGCATGTTCGTGCCTCCATATCTTGATCCAATCGAGCCGAATGTTGATCCGTTGATCGTACAAGGTGTCAACTTTCTTGGCACATCGGTAGCGTGGGAGCTGACTGCACAAAGATTGCCCGGCGTTGTATTCAACGCGATCTTCGACGCATGGGCGCCAGCCCGCGCCTATTCACATTATCATGGCGGTCTTCGCATTTTGTCGGAAACGGCCAGCGCTCGGCTGGCTACACCCATCACGATAACGCCTCAGCAACTGCGGCCAGGGCGCAACTATGATCCGCTACGCTCGTCGTGGAATTTTCCCATGCCGTGGCCTGGCGGCCAGTGGCGGTTGCATGACATCACGCGCTACATGGAAGCCGGCGCAGTGGCCCTGTTGCGCAACGCAGCGCGGTATCGTCAGCACTGGCTGCGCCATTTTTACTTGATCGGCAAGCGAGCTATTGAACCGCGTCAAGACAAGCCATTTGCCTTTGTCATTCAGCCGGAGACGCCTACCAGCGCGGTTGGCCGCGCCTGGATGGTCAATACATTGCTGCGCGGCGGCGTAGAAATTTGGCAGGCCATAGAGCTTACGGAGAACGGAAGACGTTTTCCACCCGGTTCGCTGTTCGTATTTCTCAACCAGCCCTACAGCGCATTTGCCAAGACGTTGATGGAGTCCCAGCAGTACCCTGATTTGCGCCAGTATCCCGGCGGGCCACCAATACCGCCGTATGATGTCACAGCTCACACGCTGCCATTGCTAATGGGCGCGCCTGTGACCACGCTCGGCGAGCGAATCACCGGAGATTTCATAGAGGTCGGTCAACCGCTCCGAATCAATCATCGCGCGTTAGTGCCGGCAAAAACGGCCCGGTTGGGCATCTACCAAAGCTATACGGCTTCGATGGACGAAGGATGGACGCGGTGGGTGCTCGATCAGTTTCAAATTCCTTACACGGTGCTTCGTGATGGTGATATTCGCCGGGGGAATCTACGGACTCGCTGCGATGTCATTATCATTCCTGACGGCTCTCCCGATGCCATTGCCCGAGGTCTGCCAGAAGGTCGTTATCCCCCGGAATATGTCGGTGGATTGTCAGCCGCCGGCGTGGATGCGCTCAAACAATTTGTTCAGGCAGGTGGTCGGCTCGTCGCGCTGAATCGCGCATCCGATTTCGCGATTGAGTATCTGGGGCTACCAGTGAGGAACGTGTTACGAGGACTGACCAGTAGCCAGTTTTATTGTCCCGGCTCCATTTTGCGAATGCAGTTAGAGACGAGTCATCCGCTGGCTCGGGGTATGCCGGCTCAGTCCATCGCCTGGTTTGAATATGGCGGCGCATTTGAGGTAGCGCCGGAGCAGCAGGCCAGCGTGCAAGTTGTTGGCCGCTACGGCGCTGACAATCCATTGTTATCTGGTTGGATTCTGGGACATGAGCGCCTGGCCAACAAAGCGGCAGTCATCCAGATCAGTGTCGGGCGCGGACACGTCATTCTGTTTGGGTTTCGTCCGCAATATCGGGGACACAGCGTCGCCACATTCCCGCTGTTATTCAACGCGCTGGCTGAATAACACGGTGAGACCGGGTGCATGCTGCAACACGTAAGAAGGTGAGGCCTGGCCGATATATGCCGCAACAATCCGACGCGATCTGAAATAATCAGAACGCGCGATTCAAAACGGTTCATCAGCAGTGGCTGAATCTATTTCGATCTGGCATTTCGGGATTGCGTCGGAGTTTGTGGGTCGTTTTCAAGTTTGGCGCGTCAACCTAAATGAAGCCCAGCAAACTTAAGCAGGTGGTGATCGTCTGCGACGGCAGCAGCCTCGGCAATCAAACGGAAAGTCAACGGCGCGCCGCAGCGGTGGCGATTCTCGATTATCAGGGCAAACGCAAAATCCTAGGAGAATACCTGGGAGCGAAAACCAATCAGCAGGCAGAAATTGTGGCCGCCTGTCTGGGGCTGGAAGCTCTCAAACAACCATGTCAGGTGACGGTCATTTCGGATTCCGAGTATCTCATTCACACCATGAACGGTAAGTACAAACGCAGAAGCAATCACGAGTATTGGTTGCGACTAGACCGAGCGGCAGCGCCACACCGGGTAACCTGGACTTGGACGCGCGGCCATGCCGGTCATGAGCTGCAAGAGAAATGCGACCGAGCAGCCCGCCTCATTGCTGCTACCGGCCGCGTTGATCCTGACCAGTTACAACAGATTCTTGAAAACGGATGAGCGACCCGCCTCGCTCGCTCCTGTGGAGCACAGACTTCTCCAGTTACAACAGATTCTTGAAAACGGATGACCGACGCGCCCGCCTGCCGATCGGCTGTGCTGATCCGGGACGGGTGCTCAAACAGGCTACAATAGCGCTTCACTTTTTTCAAAAGAATCGCTCCATGTGTTACCACACACCACAAAGCATCAAAGCGGAGCACGGGCAGGAATGCCTATGCCACAATCTCAAGCGAGCGCAACCCACTTTCTGACAACGGATTGGCTCTCTTCTGTGGAAAAGTTGTTAAAAAGCTGTGGATGAGGTGTGGAAAAAATTTTATTTCGTTTGCCCTGATTCACTTAGCCTCAAAACC is a window of Blastocatellia bacterium DNA encoding:
- the fabZ gene encoding 3-hydroxyacyl-ACP dehydratase FabZ, which produces METMLDITEIMNILPHRYPFLLVDRVIEYQPRQRIVAIKNVSINEPFFQGHFPGAPVMPGVLVLEAMAQVAGILMYQEVTDHATKLMFFTGLDKVRWRQPVFPGDTLRMELTVMRMKARFFKLRGEAFVDGQLVAEAEITSALVDKHSARKANHAVAQRPNLTLPTS
- the lpxA gene encoding acyl-ACP--UDP-N-acetylglucosamine O-acyltransferase, whose translation is MTTIHPTAIVSPKAELGQDVTVGPYSVIGDDVVIHDGVRIISHVTIEGPTVIGADCTIFPFASIGLAPQDLKYRGERTVLEIGQRNTIREHVTIHRGTEQGGGITRIGHDNLLMVAAHVAHDCQLGNHIILANVASLGGHVTIGDYATLGAHVGVHQFCRIGRYAFVGAYAVLVKDALPYATTWGNHARCYGPNVVGLRRRGFSREQIHLIHRAFRLLLQSKLNTSQAVEAIRAELGGQPEIDYLLEFIESSTRGVAK
- the lpxI gene encoding UDP-2,3-diacylglucosamine diphosphatase LpxI (LpxI, functionally equivalent to LpxH, replaces it in LPS biosynthesis in a minority of bacteria.); this translates as MRYGLIAGNGQFPFLVLDGARQHGIQMVVAAINEETDPAINDKAACIEWISVGHLGRLIQFFHRQGVTHVILAGQVKHVQIFGSALPDLRMIKMLAKLRHKNTDSLIGAVVQELENEGFTVVDSTQFIEPLLAPAGPLTRRAPSANEQKDIAYGLAVAREIARLDLGQTIVVKDQAVVAIEAMEGTDATILRAGQLAQGKPLTVVKVAKPNQDMRFDVPVIGVATIETMIRAGATALSITSGKTVLLGRTELVELANQHSIAIVGTPAV
- a CDS encoding M14 family zinc carboxypeptidase; the protein is MTARSVRLISWRFVWLMVLGLGLVALVSARFPTKTSAIVPTPATVIGFEPGEDRKLASWDQVVQYFRRLDASSNRILVEELGRSTLGRPFIAATISSPQNMQRLDRFRQIQRRLADPRLIANGAEVDQLIAEGRTIVLITFGIHSTEVGSTLSSLNLAYRLVSEDSPEMREILDGCIILLVPSLNPDGVDIVKQWYDRTLNTPYEGTSPPQLYHHYVGHDNNRDWYAFTQVETQLTVDKLHNVWHPQIVHDVHQMGTTGARMFVPPYLDPIEPNVDPLIVQGVNFLGTSVAWELTAQRLPGVVFNAIFDAWAPARAYSHYHGGLRILSETASARLATPITITPQQLRPGRNYDPLRSSWNFPMPWPGGQWRLHDITRYMEAGAVALLRNAARYRQHWLRHFYLIGKRAIEPRQDKPFAFVIQPETPTSAVGRAWMVNTLLRGGVEIWQAIELTENGRRFPPGSLFVFLNQPYSAFAKTLMESQQYPDLRQYPGGPPIPPYDVTAHTLPLLMGAPVTTLGERITGDFIEVGQPLRINHRALVPAKTARLGIYQSYTASMDEGWTRWVLDQFQIPYTVLRDGDIRRGNLRTRCDVIIIPDGSPDAIARGLPEGRYPPEYVGGLSAAGVDALKQFVQAGGRLVALNRASDFAIEYLGLPVRNVLRGLTSSQFYCPGSILRMQLETSHPLARGMPAQSIAWFEYGGAFEVAPEQQASVQVVGRYGADNPLLSGWILGHERLANKAAVIQISVGRGHVILFGFRPQYRGHSVATFPLLFNALAE
- a CDS encoding reverse transcriptase-like protein is translated as MKPSKLKQVVIVCDGSSLGNQTESQRRAAAVAILDYQGKRKILGEYLGAKTNQQAEIVAACLGLEALKQPCQVTVISDSEYLIHTMNGKYKRRSNHEYWLRLDRAAAPHRVTWTWTRGHAGHELQEKCDRAARLIAATGRVDPDQLQQILENG